In Amia ocellicauda isolate fAmiCal2 chromosome 3, fAmiCal2.hap1, whole genome shotgun sequence, the DNA window ACCAGAGAATCGGCATGGCGACCTCAACATGCGCCCTCCCCTGCAGGACTTTCCATTTTCACACAAGGCATTTTTCAAAACGCACGAAAATGTCCACAAAACAATCGCCCGCCGCCTACTTTTATTTACGTTTCGTTTTCACATTTTCTCCAGTTATTTACCAACAGATTTAGTCTCTCTAGTCGATTGAATCGGCTCCATACCATACCTTTTCTGTTCCTGTTGCGAGCTCGCTGTGGAGGGGCTGGGTTGAATGTTAGCCAGCTCTGCACCGCTGGCCCAGGGCATGGACACTCCAGTCCCCGCAGAGAGATGGACTCTTCCCCCGCCTCCATCGCACTTGCTCTTTCCTTCTGTCTCTTCCAGTCAGCGCCCTGCACCGCTACCCCAGCCATTCCTCTTCCAAAGCGTTTCAGTACTTGGCTTTTCCGGGTATTATCTGTATGATTTTCCCCCTTCATTTACAAACAGGCTAATGCATGGATGTACACATACTGAGATaggtatatgtatataaacttATTTTTCTATACAGTACTACGTGCaccaaaacttttttttcttcttaaaaaacaaacaaaacaaaaaaaacctcgGATTTAGCGAAAACGAGCcttgtattaaaacaaaacgaGTAGAATGCATAtactttagtatttttacaagttttttgttttctgtatattaaaatatatataaaacatcaaatgaagtgaaaataaataacacaacgACCCATGCTGATTCTTTTTATGCCTCCtgattaaatatgttttgagtgTTGTTGACAATTTCCCAAACGAAACAAAATGCTGCGTTCATTGATAGGTTTCAGTGTTGGATTTTTTTCAGCGCTAGGCTTTTGCCAgctacatttttcatttaatttctccCAACTCCACCTTTGTTGTTTGTGGGCGGAACAGTCGCCAGCCAATCCCGAAAGCAGGATCCTCTGAAAATTAATGGTATTCCAATAAGCGCACAGGCTTGTTATACATCAAAGTGGTGGCAACCTGCCTTAAACGTCAACTTCCCATGTGAGAGCAGATTTAAATGAGTAGATTTCTTATGCCTTTATATATTATGCGACAGGAAGGGAAAACAGCAAGTACATATTTCAAGGATCCATGCCAAGAAGCCGTGTATTACAGTATTAGCACCTGTCAATATGCTTGTCATATACACACAAAATCAACCCTAATGCTCTTTAAATGTAGAAAATGACACGATAATTGTTAGTTTTTTCATCTTGAGAtttggttataatgttttacacTTTGATATCAAAGTTGACCATGCCTTTTCTGTTACTGTGTTTTCTTATAATCTCTGGGAATCCATTCTATAACTTGATCCATCTCAGATCTGTTCTTCCttcaatttgaaatatattatttgaataatCAGTACATTCATAATTCTATACAAGTGTTCATATCAAAAATACCAGATCATGCTTGATATCAGCAACTGAAttattgatatcagaaattgaattcttgatatcagcaattgtattcttgacaccagcaattatggattaaatgtcacaacggcttgccatatGGCACAGAAATATTGTCAGTGTTGGTTAGTGTCTTACACTCAGGATTTgtgatgatttattttttcacctgcTTTATATGTATTGTTGTTAGGCTATTCACTATAAGTAGACCTCTATTAATCAtcaactttttaaataaattgttgCCCTCCTGTGGCTGCCTCAACAACACATAATAACTTGGCAATTCATGATATACAGACACAAGGGGGACTTAGATTGTAAAACATTCAAAAGGATGGATGACACCGGATCTCAAGCAGCATTACTGAGAATCCTggaattgtgttgtttttgttttgttcaaatattttaatggtATTAAGTATTACCTTTTACTGAGTTTATGGAATATCACTGCTATACTACTGCTTTACTGGTCACTGATGTATGCCTCTGTTTGTAGTAAACTGCAAGAGCATGTGATTTCAATGAGCAGGGGCTGCTAAATGTATTGTTATGTTTATTGCATATATTCCCCAGAATGTAATCGTTCCCTTTGAACTCAATTGAACTTAATGTGAGATGCATTCTTCCGATAgcacataaaaaataacaacaaaacttaTATTTAGACTTTAATGAACACTTAAAAAACAGATTGATTAAATCCTGAGCCCCTTCTCccaatgcccccccccccctccaaccTGACAGAAAATCTTAACTCACATGTTTGCTTAATTATGGCTTTAACGTATTTACAGGAATAAAagaatattgaaaataaaaataaagtatttcctCTACACGAGTAGGACACTATGGTGGACTATACGTCTGCACTATAGgatgcaagaaaacaaaaacattcatcATTCTTCATGATTCCATCTGTCTCCACATACAGCATGTCTAAATGTAAGCAATTATATGCTGAATTGTTAAGACATTACACTTCTTTAAAAAAtagtatgtttatatatttctatCAAATCTTAGCCATTGTACTTTTACACATCAACTCTGCCTTTCACTCTAAACCTTTAATAAGCACAGCACACATGCTGAGAACACATTGTAAAAAGCTTATCTGTTCTTGTGACATTAAGGGACAAGTGCATTAAGTTAAggcaaaaaaaagtaaacaaaaataatataaaggcTAAATTAGACTTCTAAAATACATGTTGATCACACAtaataacattttacatgaatgtTTGATCTTTGTTGCACCAGTTTTTCCATTAGTGTACTCCATTAAATAGTAGCAAGCATTAGGCAATTTTCTTCAGAATGTATTACCATTCAGGGAAATTACTATAATCCTGTGTGTCTGATGGCAAGCTACTGTTAAGGAAGTGTATCTCCGCAGCCAGTCCTCGGGAGACACTGTCTTGTTTTTGTCTGAGCTGAGCTCTCAGGTACTTGAATTCATTATTTAGTTAGCCCTTTTTAACTGTTTTCTCAGCAAAAAAACAACTCCAAACATTTGTTATAAATGAAAAAAGGTCTTTAAAGAATTACTTCTGTTAAGGATTTATTTTGATTCTTCAAAGCTCAGCTGAAACATCAGGAAACAGCGTGTTCTGTGGACACGGCTTGAGTGACACTGCATTAGACCTTGCATagtgaattgaattgaaatatcTTTCATAGAGATTGGGCAGATTTAAGTGGATATGTTTTAGGAAGTAcactcatttaaaataaaataaccaattCACAAAGCATTTGTCTCCATTCATGTATTATTGCAGGCAACACAAgtgttttatatacatacattatatatatatatatatatatatatatatatatatatatatatatatatatataatgcagatTGAGGCACCCAAAGGTTTTGTTCCTGATTTATTGATTTGCTTTTTGCCTGAGTACATCTCTCTTAAAGAGGTGTGATGACCCTGCCCATTTAAACAGGCATCTGAGTTTCATTGTACACATCCTCATCTAATACTTCCTCCAAGATCACCTTGGCGTCAGGTGCATCCagctgcaaaacaaaacacaacagagtTACATCGGTGAAACTTACAAACACCCATAGAGTCAACATTAACCACCCAAGCAGAATCTTCCCACGATCATcttatttcattcattcatcagCTTCCCAGAGCTAGATCATTCTCTTTTCCCAGTGTCTGAGACCCTTAGCAAAGGCTTGCTGGTTCATTGCACTGCACTGTTTTTGTCAGTTTTCCAGTCACATACTAACCTAATATTTTTGATGTACACAATATTACAGTGGTAACAAAAccactaaaaaataataatccacaGATTATAGTTAATTATAGCATATTATTATAGTAGggatgaaaataatacaattaaggtATAAAGATCAGAATGGTCCAGGGGGATAATCTAAACAGTTTTATGCCCATACAAATAATCGTAAATTGAGGGGAGATCATGTAATGACCCAGTAGAGTCTGCACCCCTGAAACCCTAGTTGAGTTGGACAAGTGAGGAACAGTTCCCAAATATAGATACTTACACATTTCATCTCTCGTTCAGTGAAGAGGCGTCCAGTCATGTAGATGCGCAGTGGGATGGTGAGGATGAGGACGAAAGGCAAGGCTAGAGACGCCGGGCTGGACTTTACTGCCCACATAAGCACCAGACACACAATTTGGATCAAGGTGAATGAGTGCACACGCAGTATACTgacctgcaggagagagagagagagtcacggCACGCACACTCCTGCAACCGCACCTCACAACACTGACAGCTGCAACTGGGAGGGATCAACTCATATCAAGTATCAAGGGATCAAGTATAAATTGACAAACATTTGTCAGTGCAACTGATCTTTGTCATTGCTTGATGGAACTGAATTTCCTCTATGTTGTGTGTATGTTGATATTTGTTTCTTGAAGAACAAGAATTTGAAAAatgttgctttattattattactatttttttctTAGCTGACGCCCTTGTCCAGCGCGACTTTagaacatttaatttgaaattgcaatctttaaacaatttgtttttatataattatttactttGCTGATAATAAATGTCTGTGCTTGagtttaaattgaaaaatagcACCGTAactgtgtctccctgtgtgCCTAAATTTGGGAAATGTTAgcaagagtgagagagaaggagaggataGGGTATTACATGTTTGATGTAGGCCGTGTCAGGATGGTACTTGGGAGGCACAAACAGGAGAAGAATGCGGTCATACATCTGGATGCCAAAAAGGGATGCCACCCCCATGTAAAGGAAGATCCCAAACAGCACAGCCAAGGGAATCAGCTTCAGGATGGGCTCCATCAGGATCGACAGGCCTGTGGACACAAACAAGTCAAAACATCAAGTCAGACATCAAGGCTCAGAAAAGATGTTGAGTAGAATTGAAGAGTGAAAGAAAGAAGTATGTGTAAAAGAGAAAACCTCAGAACACCTCTGAATCTGTACAGCTGGCAATATAGAAAGCATTGCCTCTGGACACACAACCTTCATTGTCTTACCTACGAGCAATGCCACCAACATGCCACTGATCCTCTGCTCCAGCACTTTATCGATCTCCTGCTTGCCCCCCTTGTGCATTACAGTTAGGGCATTAGCATGGGTGACGGACCGCACAGTGGCAGCACTCAGCCAGGGCACCCCAAAGATGGAAGCGATGCCCCCCATGCCAACAATCAGTAGTAAATCCAAATGGAATCCTGAGCCCTTTACCATCTTCCGTTCCGGCTTGCTGATGATCAGCCTGTGCAAGGACAGGAAGGACACCAGGGAATGAGCCACACAACCACATATAATCCTAAAAACATTTCCCTATCTTTGTCCTGTCATTTCAGGTCACAAAAAAGGCAATCCCTGTTGACTAGTAGCTGTCCttcataatgttttaaattaacataaaactatatataaattaaGACTATAAACcagaaaaatattttgcaaaaagcgacacaagaaataataatgCACATGGAAACTGATACCAGGTATGAATATTTAAACTTTCATGACTGTGTACCCATTTAAGCTTTAAATGATTGATTAGGACtccaaatatattaaaattcaAGATCATTTGAAGGTATGGTGACATTACAGAACCGAAGTGACTGCAATTCTGAGCAGCTGAGAGACTAGTCGGGGTCTTACGTTGTGATCTGAGACTCCAGGAAGATGAGGATGAAGACAAGAAGAGCGGGCACAGCTGCAGCAAACATCATCCATATGGGGAAGTCCTGTTTCAAGCCCAGGGGGTTGATGaaccagccccgtttcttgggATTAGTCACAGACAGACCTGAAGGCACGCTCAGTTtctgaagaaaaggaaaaccaGGAAAAATCAGTGCCTGCAGATTTTAGACTTCACtagaatgtgtttttctgaatttAGTTACAGACAATTTCCTTGGTCCAGCTGAATAAAAtccaaaagcaaaaacaaactttCACATCTTTGCATTATGATTGTGATTGTTATTGTGCATTTTACTTGCCTTAATTTCTCAAAAACATGTTActcacagatttaaaaaaaatatttagacaTTTCTCTTTTCAATAGTTTTGACATTATACTGTGACACTTTGGGGGTTTTCGGGCAGGGACTCAGATCCAGCTCTCCCCTTCCACATTGCAACAACCTTACCGCATCACTGAAAGGCCTAGGCCTCTTAGTGAGGCTTCAGAATCGCTACACTATGTTTcatgtattgtatgtattgttttatggGAACCGTCTTCAATATGTTTTGCACCCATGCTCCAGCCTACTTCTGGACATAGGCACTCACCTGAGTATAAGTGTCGGCGATGGAATAGTCGATGGCCACCATGATGAAAATTGAGATGGGGACACCAAAATCACCGATAATCCGTCGGATCTAGGGAAGTGAACAGAATCACTGAATGATTAGTAATGGTTTGTAAATAACATAAGCCTAAGAATTGAGAGGGCAATGACTGACCACACTCATGATGATttgatattacattttttatttgagaCCAATACAAACTATGGAGTTGCTTAACCAGGGCAGAAACAAATGGTATAGTGTaagtatacactatatataacaaaatatatatataatcaactAATACTATGATTTAGACACCGTTCTTGGTAGCCATAAAGAACGCAATGCACAGCTTTccctaaaacacacaaacacgcagttAAAACATAGCAGGAACAAGACACTAAGTGGCTCAACCAGCAAAGGCCTCTGGGTAGAGGTTGTGTCGTGTAGTTAAGAAATTGAACCTGAGCTATGACACAGGATCTCCATGAGGCTGGCACGAAACTGCCTGGACATCACTGATATTGTAAGGGGAAAAGTGGATGGTCGGACAATATGCAGTTAAAAGTTCCTGCTTGTTGTCTGCTTTCTGCCATGATAATACATGCACAAAACAAAGGACCATATGAAGGGACATTTTGGCAAATCAAACTTGGGAGGGATAaagtgaaaaatgtaatatgtaaatactaaagaaaaacaagaaatatagcACAAGAATGTAAACTCACTTGTCCAGGCAGGAAGCGGCTGTTCTTAAACTTTCGGAGGAACAAGGCTGAAAAGAAAGTGCCGCCCATGAGAATCAGCGAGAGAAGGGCAGTGTTGGCATATTGGATGCCCAATTCTTCAGGGTCTAAATCTGTTTCATTGCCGGTGTGATTCCGCAAACTTAAGTTATGGAGGTAATCTGGGTCCTCATACTTCCAAAGCAGTGGATGGGCTTTAAAAATCTAGCAGgagaaataaaaagaagaaCAGAAGCACTTTAAGTTTAACACTACAAAGAGGATAAAGTTTGTGTTGGTTCATCATGGTCTTCATCAAGACAATATGTTGAAGCAGATAAAGAGCAAACCATTAACAGCAAAGAAGTGTACAGTTAAAATCAAAAAATCATACAATGGTAAGATCTCAGTTTGAATATTGTTCACAACTTTGGTCACCATGTTATAAGAAAGACATTTCCTACCTTGTTCTCAATGGATGTTTTATGCACACAAGTTGAGATAAATAATTATCATAATGGGATTGAAAACCCAAATGACTTGTTGGTGGAAATTAAAATTTATATGCATGCAAGACCacaaacattttctttacaCATAAAGAGTGGTTATTAGCAGATTATGTGCAGTCCTTCCAGAGAAAGCTGGATCAATGTCTGGGGTCAATTGGAGTCAGCAAGATGAGCCAATAATTGTAACTTACATTCAAGATTTTGGCGAAGGTCTCATAGATGAAGATAAGAGAAATGAGGATGGAGAACATTTCCTGGGTGAAGCGGGAGATGTAGCGCACCAGGAAGCTGCCCTCAAAGGCCACGGTGAGGGAAACGATAATTACCAACCAGACTCCCACCCACACTCTGGCCACGATGTACTCCATACCATATGCTGTACAGAACTGCCAGAAGAAGGGGCAACATCAAAAGCACATCCGTTATTAATGACACTCAGAtgctacacatacacacacccaaaTAGTGATATTTTAACAATGATTTAAGTTTTGTTGCTACTAGAAGCCTGGTAATCCTTTTAAATATCAGTCTCCAACAAACAGACAGGAATATGCTTGGGAAAATATCTTACACTGTACAAGGCCTCTTCAAAGACTAGTAATGGCCCTGAGAAGCCAATGACAAGAATAGGCTGAGCTCCAAGCAAGCAGAAGATGATTCCATGGACAGCTGTGGACACCATCAATTCTGACACTCCCATCATCTTCCCTGTCTTCTCACCTACCAAAGCACAACCAACAGCACACCTGTCAGCACTCATTACCTGGAGCTGGGGCTGGTAAGAAGGGAGACATCTGTTTAGCTTACACCATTTTGATCTCCTCTTATGCCCTCACTCTAATGTGTGAATTAATTCTGTATAATGCTGGTGTTATCCTTGTAATGCTGTCTATATGTAGTACTTACATATGTCAGTTACTGTATGTCACCTTGGATACAGTTGtcttttaattgaatttagCATCTGACCTGCTGTCTTAATTTGCTATATTGTTTCTCCAGGATTTGAAGTGATGGTGAACTGAAGGATGTGTCCTTGTtatctgagagaggagagaagtggTGACTTACTCAGAAGTCCCCCAAAAGTGATGGCTGGTGACAAAGcagcaaaataaatgaagatGACAGCGGCCACGACTTGAGGATTGAGGGCGTCCGTGATGTCACTGAGGTAGTGAGGGTAGCGTCGCCTTATGTCCTTGACCAGCCCACCAAATGGCCAACCAGTTCTCACAAGGGGGTTGTCCACTGGACCTGTTACCGATTTGGCTGGAGCCAAGgggaaaataattcaaataattaatgaaCACCCACAACAGAGAGAAGAAACAGTCatttttatagcaataataaGTACTGAGTCATTTAGCAGAGGCCTTGGTCTAACATAATTTATGGAGACTAAGGGATGGAGGATGCACCAACAGTTGCTGCTACCAATTACAACAAGGCCTTCAGGATGGAAAACAAAGAGGATAAGTAACAATCGAGTCAGTGTCAGAGCTGGGGTAACAAATTCAGCCCAAAAGCAATCCATACGCACTCTTTAAATTTCTCTGTGGTGCTAGGGGACCAACACCCAACAAACAGCATTGAATAAGAAAAAGGATCTACCACACACACTTAAACTTCTCtccaaaaaatgttaaaatgcccACGTTTTATTCACCAGACCTTAAATTAAATACTGTAATAAGTCTGTACAAATTATACAGCATTtcattccaattccaattccaattcctaTTTCCAGTTCCAGCTAGAGGAGGATGGAGGACACTTACCTCTCCTTGACCTCAACAGGCCCTCTCTGTCCAGCTTGCTCTCAGGGCGTAAGCGATTCTTCAGCAGTTCCTTCTGGAAGGTAATGATGGAGTGCAGCATCTCCATGTTCTGAATCTTGCAGGGCGGGATGACGATGCTGCAGTCCAGGAACTCTGCCATGGCCTGTGTCAGATCCTGGCGTTTCTCTGCCGCATAGGCCTCGCTGTTAAACACCTATTGGAAAGGGGTTGAGACTGTCACACATGGGTAGGTTGGTGGTCAACTCAGATCTCCAGCCCTGcagttgttgcttttttttaaaggttgctTAAATCTTCATATTATTTCAAAAAGGCCATGTAAGGCAAGCTGAAAATACTAAAAATCTATTTTGTGATACTGGGAATCCATGAAGTTCAGCATTTCCCAACATTCTTGTGTTGTAGGTAAAATTGGGGAAATCCTTTTTCTCGCAGTGCAGGGGAATGTTCTACATGTGTGACTGCCTGTTCAGAATCACTGGGAAGGGGATTTCCCAGTGGTATGATGTGCGACTGGCCCTGCTGGTTGACTTGTTGTCTTGTGTAGGAAGACAAGCTCTAGCATACCTTGTCCTACATAGCGAGTCCCCGACTTGGCAAAAAAGCCCAGGTTGTTTGTGTCTTAGCACTCCGACCAGAAAGTGCAAACCAATTCCTGGAGTAGTTAGCTAACACATACAATAATATCAGtagggaaaataaaacatagatGCTGACAGACAACGCAAATCACTGGGTAAGTAAAGAATCGATTacataaaaaaactgaaaattaaaCGTCCCTCAATCAGATGTTTCCTCAAAAACCCAACTTTGAACATCAGCAGCTGTCCCAAAAGCAAAAAATGTTTTCTCTGTACTCACCCGGTCAGCCATGAGAGCGGAGATAGCGCGCCCCATCTCGTGGTACTCCATGTTGGGCAGACTGGGGCCCAGAACCATGAACAGGAAACGCACAGGCTTGTTGACCTCCAGCACGGCATCCAGCTCCACTGCTTCCTTCAGCCGCACGAAGGCCACGGTTGGGTTCTCCAggaagtttgcagcacctggaAACATCAAACACCTCCTTTCAGGTCAATGGTCCACCAGCTTTCATAATCGATTCGTGTATGGCAAACCTATGCTAATCAAGTCATTGAAATGGATTACactaatattgataataataataaagaagctTTTCATCCATtctgacattttatttgtattcacctACCTACTAGAACCACTGTAGCCTCCACGTTTTCTGCAGTATCTCTCTGTAATAAAGAAGAAACTATAATATTAGAAATAAGCTTTGATGTTTCATCGTCATCGTCAGCTGACCGAAATGCAGGTTAGTCTGATTAGTCTA includes these proteins:
- the slc4a1a gene encoding solute carrier family 4 member 1a (Diego blood group) isoform X2 → MEKEAKGQNPGVARKFSPSSRSNYQAYIEMNELIMDKDEEQFWMETGRWIRYEEGYDPVEGNWGKAHVSYLTFKSLLELRRSMETGAILLDIEEKTLAGIAKRVVDELVIVDEIREQDRNDLMRALLLRRSQSTEIEPLNKEEDIEMETFSVTRERDTAENVEATVVLVGAANFLENPTVAFVRLKEAVELDAVLEVNKPVRFLFMVLGPSLPNMEYHEMGRAISALMADRVFNSEAYAAEKRQDLTQAMAEFLDCSIVIPPCKIQNMEMLHSIITFQKELLKNRLRPESKLDREGLLRSRRAKSVTGPVDNPLVRTGWPFGGLVKDIRRRYPHYLSDITDALNPQVVAAVIFIYFAALSPAITFGGLLSEKTGKMMGVSELMVSTAVHGIIFCLLGAQPILVIGFSGPLLVFEEALYSFCTAYGMEYIVARVWVGVWLVIIVSLTVAFEGSFLVRYISRFTQEMFSILISLIFIYETFAKILNIFKAHPLLWKYEDPDYLHNLSLRNHTGNETDLDPEELGIQYANTALLSLILMGGTFFSALFLRKFKNSRFLPGQIRRIIGDFGVPISIFIMVAIDYSIADTYTQKLSVPSGLSVTNPKKRGWFINPLGLKQDFPIWMMFAAAVPALLVFILIFLESQITTLIISKPERKMVKGSGFHLDLLLIVGMGGIASIFGVPWLSAATVRSVTHANALTVMHKGGKQEIDKVLEQRISGMLVALLVGLSILMEPILKLIPLAVLFGIFLYMGVASLFGIQMYDRILLLFVPPKYHPDTAYIKHVSILRVHSFTLIQIVCLVLMWAVKSSPASLALPFVLILTIPLRIYMTGRLFTEREMKCLDAPDAKVILEEVLDEDVYNETQMPV
- the slc4a1a gene encoding solute carrier family 4 member 1a (Diego blood group) isoform X3, with the protein product MNELIMDKDEEQFWMETGRWIRYEEGYDPVEGNWGKAHVSYLTFKSLLELRRSMETGAILLDIEEKTLAGIAKRVVDELVIVDEIREQDRNDLMRALLLRRSQSTEIEPLNKEEDIEMETFSVTRERDTAENVEATVVLVGAANFLENPTVAFVRLKEAVELDAVLEVNKPVRFLFMVLGPSLPNMEYHEMGRAISALMADRVFNSEAYAAEKRQDLTQAMAEFLDCSIVIPPCKIQNMEMLHSIITFQKELLKNRLRPESKLDREGLLRSRRAKSVTGPVDNPLVRTGWPFGGLVKDIRRRYPHYLSDITDALNPQVVAAVIFIYFAALSPAITFGGLLSEKTGKMMGVSELMVSTAVHGIIFCLLGAQPILVIGFSGPLLVFEEALYSFCTAYGMEYIVARVWVGVWLVIIVSLTVAFEGSFLVRYISRFTQEMFSILISLIFIYETFAKILNIFKAHPLLWKYEDPDYLHNLSLRNHTGNETDLDPEELGIQYANTALLSLILMGGTFFSALFLRKFKNSRFLPGQIRRIIGDFGVPISIFIMVAIDYSIADTYTQKLSVPSGLSVTNPKKRGWFINPLGLKQDFPIWMMFAAAVPALLVFILIFLESQITTLIISKPERKMVKGSGFHLDLLLIVGMGGIASIFGVPWLSAATVRSVTHANALTVMHKGGKQEIDKVLEQRISGMLVALLVGLSILMEPILKLIPLAVLFGIFLYMGVASLFGIQMYDRILLLFVPPKYHPDTAYIKHVSILRVHSFTLIQIVCLVLMWAVKSSPASLALPFVLILTIPLRIYMTGRLFTEREMKCLDAPDAKVILEEVLDEDVYNETQMPV
- the slc4a1a gene encoding solute carrier family 4 member 1a (Diego blood group) isoform X1 — its product is MSCYLPSVTMWIIRPSTSFSLKKLKYNEHGEPKAFWRMCPPVWHIGRDGEQNSQNPGVARKFSPSSRSNYQAYIEMNELIMDKDEEQFWMETGRWIRYEEGYDPVEGNWGKAHVSYLTFKSLLELRRSMETGAILLDIEEKTLAGIAKRVVDELVIVDEIREQDRNDLMRALLLRRSQSTEIEPLNKEEDIEMETFSVTRERDTAENVEATVVLVGAANFLENPTVAFVRLKEAVELDAVLEVNKPVRFLFMVLGPSLPNMEYHEMGRAISALMADRVFNSEAYAAEKRQDLTQAMAEFLDCSIVIPPCKIQNMEMLHSIITFQKELLKNRLRPESKLDREGLLRSRRAKSVTGPVDNPLVRTGWPFGGLVKDIRRRYPHYLSDITDALNPQVVAAVIFIYFAALSPAITFGGLLSEKTGKMMGVSELMVSTAVHGIIFCLLGAQPILVIGFSGPLLVFEEALYSFCTAYGMEYIVARVWVGVWLVIIVSLTVAFEGSFLVRYISRFTQEMFSILISLIFIYETFAKILNIFKAHPLLWKYEDPDYLHNLSLRNHTGNETDLDPEELGIQYANTALLSLILMGGTFFSALFLRKFKNSRFLPGQIRRIIGDFGVPISIFIMVAIDYSIADTYTQKLSVPSGLSVTNPKKRGWFINPLGLKQDFPIWMMFAAAVPALLVFILIFLESQITTLIISKPERKMVKGSGFHLDLLLIVGMGGIASIFGVPWLSAATVRSVTHANALTVMHKGGKQEIDKVLEQRISGMLVALLVGLSILMEPILKLIPLAVLFGIFLYMGVASLFGIQMYDRILLLFVPPKYHPDTAYIKHVSILRVHSFTLIQIVCLVLMWAVKSSPASLALPFVLILTIPLRIYMTGRLFTEREMKCLDAPDAKVILEEVLDEDVYNETQMPV